In Erigeron canadensis isolate Cc75 chromosome 7, C_canadensis_v1, whole genome shotgun sequence, one DNA window encodes the following:
- the LOC122608237 gene encoding uncharacterized protein LOC122608237 encodes MASITKEFEHLRIPLEKIKEATNSFRNTPIGSGGFGAVYKGEMLLFNRRIVVAIKHLNRHFGQGNPEFLKEIQTLSRYKHQNLILLLGFCDEEGHKVLVYEYAPMESLDRHLCDPSLTWTQRIKICVGAAKGLCYLHDPRDTNQRVLHCDVKSANILLDENMTAKVADFGLSKIRPANQGDSVSVTNAVGTPGYVDPQFMENTLTKESDVYSFGVVLSEVLCGRLCYDVHGKLLIGMWKQKYMEKKLDEIMFQELKTQMHPKALEIFSDVAFQCLRDTREGRPAMSIVAEKLEKALGFQEIYDIKLPEGYMEVYRAILLDADPPLNFTSEEELKEHLVNGTLLNGGKTWFSINLKGEHCELISIAECLTRIASESIYADEVHKSRFAVGCYKPNVQSDGLKVQEFRAHVKTGFLSPRVTYTVNLVLKKMDRGDERYIGLNYKLGGEISYAFLFDDRQDGWSFVELFQFTSEKRDHDLKIVFHIENCPYILVEGIEFRPLEKVEHEVLLNSEREDLQPITDDSETFSEQILSNDYKDILEKSTHGVRKNATKKEIYSILRKGFLINDGQVWFSLAKDGMKCLMLSARATLEGNYWSWKSLPKTRFEVAQAQDPYKRFEIFYEIESSLLSPQTTYAAYLVYKQEADKNIAQPPPAHVKDSNSRSICVIFFSPPLTPVIINGRVNHTHWPMNRPIIKGLPQQRSDGWMEVQIWEFCNTTTKWIMMDLDLSNYDKTFKGLEVQGIELRPK; translated from the exons ATGGCGTCCATCACAAAGGAGTTTGAACATCTTAGAATCCcacttgaaaaaataaaagaagccACCAATAGTTTTCGTAACACACCTATTGGATCTGGTGGATTTGGTGCTGTCTATAAAGGGGAGATGTTACTTTTTAATAGGAGAATAGTTGTTGCAATTAAACATCTAAATCGCCATTTTGGACAAGGAAACCCTGAATTCTTAAAAGAGATACAGACGCTTTCTCGGTACAAGCATCAAAATCTCATTCTTCTCTTGGGATTTTGTGACGAGGAAGGCCATAAGGTCCTTGTATACGAATATGCACCTATGGAAAGCCTTGATAGGCACTTATGTGATCCCAGTCTCACCTGGACACAACGTATCAAGATATGCGTGGGGGCTGCAAAGGGTCTATGTTACCTTCATGATCCTAGAGATACAAACCAAAGAGTTCTCCATTGTGATGTAAAAAGTGCCAATATTCTACTTGATGAGAATATGACTGCTAAAGTTGCTGACTTTGGGTTGTCAAAAATACGCCCTGCGAATCAGGGTGACTCGGTTTCTGTCACCAACGCAGTAGGTACTCCAGGCTACGTTGATCCACAGTTTATGGAAAACACCCTAACCAAAGAATCAGACGTATACTCTTTCGGCGTAGTCTTATCTGAAGTTCTTTGCGGGAGATTATGCTATGATGTACATGGCAAGTTACTTATTGGCATGTGGAAACAAAAATACATGGAGAAGAAGTTAGATGAGATTATGTTCCAAGAGCTCAAGACACAAATGCATCCGAAGGCATTAGAAATATTTTCAGATGTTGCATTTCAATGTCTGCGTGATACTCGTGAAGGAAGGCCAGCGATGTCTATTGTTGCTGAAAAGTTAGAGAAAGCACTTGGATTCCAAGAGATTTACGATATAAAACTGCCAGAGGGGTACATGGAGGTGTACAGGGCGATCCTTCTTGACGCCGATCCTCCTCTAAACTTTACATCTGAAGAAGAACTGAAGGAGCATCTAGTCAACGGGACCCTCCTTAATGGTGGTAAAACg TGGTTTTCGATAAATTTGAAAGGAGAGCATTGTGAATTGATATCTATAGCTGAATGTTTGACTCGGATTGCAAGTGAATCTATATATGCGGATGAAGTACATAAATCAAG ATTTGCAGTTGGATGTTATAAACCAAATGTACAAAGCGATGGATTGAAGGTTCAAGAATTCAGAGCACATGTAAAAACTGGGTTCTTGTCACCACGGGTCACATACACTGTGAACCTTGTGCTGAAAAAAATGGATCGAGGTGATGAAAGATACATAGGCCTTAATTACAAGTTAGGAGGGGAAATATCTTATGCATTTCTTTTCGACGACAGACAAGATGGATGGTCGTTTGTTGAATTGTTTCAGTTTACCAGCGAAAAGAGAGATCATGATCTTAAAATTGTTTTTCACATCGAGAACTGTCCATATATTCTAGTAGAAGGCATCGAATTTCGACCCCTGGAGAAA GTGGAGCATGAGGTGTTGTTAAATAGTGAGAGGGAGGATTTGCAGCCCATTACAGATGATTCAGAGACATTTTCGGAGCAAATATTGTCGAATGATTACAAGGACATACTCGAGAAGTCAACACATGGTGTGCGAAAAAATGCAACGAAGAAGGAAATCTACTCTATTCTTCGCAAAGGGTTCCTAATCAACGATGGCCAAGTG TGGTTTTCTCTTGCCAAAGATGGGATGAAATGTCTTATGCTATCAGCAAGAGCCACTTTGGAAGGCAACTACTGGAGCTGGAAGTCTCTACCCAAAACAAG ATTTGAAGTGGCTCAGGCTCAAGATCCTTATAAAAGATTTGAGATATTCTATGAAATTGAATCCAGTTTACTGTCCCCTCAAACGACATACGCAGCTTACCTTGTCTACAAACAAGAAGCAGACAAGAACATAGCTCAGCCTCCTCCTGCACATGTCAAAGATAGCAATTCCCGTTCAATATGCGTTATCTTTTTTAGTCCTCCTCTGACCCCAGTTATTATTAACGGAAGGGTTAATCATACTCACTGGCCAATGAATAGACCCATAATAAAAGGCCTTCCACAACAGAGGAGCGATGGTTGGATGGAAGTACAAATATGGGAGTTCTGTAATACTACTACCAAATGGATTATGATGGATCTTGATTTGTCTAATTATGACAAGACGTTTAAAGGGCTTGAAGTGCAAGGCATTGAACTTAGACCCAAATAG
- the LOC122607837 gene encoding cytochrome P450 93A3-like yields MADFQGYLVIFLLGLISIVIVKLLIKSKPAKSHLPPTPFALPIIGHLHLLGPKPHHVFHNLSVQYGPVFRLFLGSVPCVIFSSSESAKELFKTSDSAFLDRPRNSCMDYISYGGNSMIFAPYGSYWKFLKKIVMSELLNARTLDSLLPVRSYELDRFITFLSHKAKDAKPVELQAELMTMTNNVISRMLTGKMCTSEGDDEGVIRRIVTDIGEVMGTFNLSDHIWFFQNLDVQGVKKRSKEIRARFDSLIEKIINEHEEVRNEIKRKGEVKDLLDILLDISENECMEIKLTREHIKAFVLDIMGGGTHSSAISTEWALAELINHPNIMKKAIEEIDQVVGKNRLLQESDIPNLPYLQAIVKESLRLHPAAPVIQRQSIVDCSVGGYQIPAKTTIFFNVWSLGRDPNYWESPLEFRPERFEEKQMDVRGQNFQLLPFGSGRRMCPGSSLALMVIHVTLGSMIQCFEWKAGKDGNLTSVDMEEGTGITLPRANPLVCIPTARIDPLPLCM; encoded by the exons ATGGCTGATTTTCAAGGATATTTGGTTATCTTTCTTTTAGGTCTCATATCGATCGTTATAGTAAAGCTACTAATCAAATCAAAACCGGCTAAATCTCACCTTCCTCCAACCCCTTTTGCCCTTCCCATCATCGGACATCTCCATCTCCTTGGTCCAAAACCtcatcatgtttttcacaatctTTCGGTTCAATATGGGCCAGTTTTTCGACTCTTTTTGGGCTCGGTGCCTTGTGTTATCTTTAGTTCATCAGAATCAGCAAAAGAATTGTTCAAAACGTCTGATAGTGCCTTCTTAGACAGACCGCGTAATTCATGCATGGATTACATTTCCTATGGAGGTAATAGCATGATCTTTGCTCCGTATGGATCATATTGGAAGTTCTTGAAGAAAATCGTCATGTCAGAACTTCTAAACGCTAGAACACTTGACTCCCTCCTTCCCGTCAGAAGTTATGAACTTGATcgttttataacatttttatcaCATAAGGCAAAGGATGCGAAGCCGGTAGAACTTCAAGCCGAGCTCATGACGATGACAAACAACGTGATATCACGAATGCTTACTGGCAAGATGTGTACAAGTGAAGGCGACGATGAAGGAGTCATTAGGCGGATAGTAACCGATATTGGTGAAGTTATGGGTACTTTTAACCTTTCTGACCATATATGGTTTTTTCAGAATCTAGATGTACAAGGAGTTAAAAAACGTTCCAAGGAAATTCGGGCTAGATTCGATTCCTTGATAGAAAAGATCATAAATGAGCATGAAGAAGTAAGAAATGAAATAAAGAGGAAAGGAGAAGTAAAGGACTTGCTTGATATTTTACTAGATATTTCAGAAAATGAGTGCATGGAGATAAAATTGACTAGAGAACACATTAAAGCCTTCGTTCTG GACATAATGGGTGGCGGTACACACAGTTCCGCCATATCGACAGAATGGGCTTTGGCAGAACTTATTAACCATCCTAATATAATGAAAAAAGCAATAGAAGAAATTGACCAAGTTGTCGGCAAAAATAGGCTTTTACAAGAATCCGACATACCAAACCTTCCATACCTCCAAGCAATCGTCAAAGAATCACTAAGGTTGCACCCTGCAGCCCCAGTGATTCAAAGACAGTCTATTGTAGACTGCAGTGTAGGAGGTTACCAAATTCCAGCAAAGACTACCATTTTCTTCAACGTATGGAGCCTCGGCCGAGATCCAAATTATTGGGAAAGCCCACTAGAATTTAGGCCCGAAAGATTTGAAGAGAAACAAATGGATGTGAGGGGACAAAACTTTCAGTTGTTACCCTTTGGTAGCGGGAGGAGGATGTGCCCCGGGTCTTCGCTAGCGTTAATGGTCATACACGTGACCCTTGGTTCTATGATTCAGTGCTTCGAGTGGAAGGCTGGGAAGGACGGGAATCTAACTAGTGTTGACATGGAAGAGGGTACCGGAATCACACTTCCAAGAGCTAATCCTTTAGTTTGTATCCCCACTGCAAGAATTGATCCCCTGCCCTTgtgtatgtaa
- the LOC122609207 gene encoding cytochrome P450 93A2-like: MADFKGYLVILLLGVISTSLLTGKRCISEGEDGGVIRRMLNDITEVMGTFNLSDHIWFFKNLDVQGVKKRSKEIRARFDSLIEKIIKEHEEVRKEIKKKGEVKDLLDNLLDISENEGTEIKLAGEHIKAFFLLDIMGGATQSPSISTEWALAELINHPNIMKKAVEEIDQVVGKNRLLQEADIPNLPHLQAIVKESLRLHPPGPMIIRQSSVDCTVGGYQIPAKTTIFFNVWSLGRDPNYWESPLEFRPERFDEKQMDVRGQNFQFLPFGSGRRMCPGISLALMVLHVTLGSIIQCFEWKAGWDGNLTSVDMEEGTGITLPRANPLVCIPVARIDPVPLCM; encoded by the exons ATGGCTGATTTTAAAGGATATTTGGTCATCCTTCTTTTAGGTGTCATATCGACCAGTTTGCTTACTGGCAAGAGGTGTATAAGCGAAGGCGAGGACGGAGGAGTCATAAGGCGGATGTTAAACGATATTACTGAAGTTATGGGTACTTTTAACCTTTCTGACCATATATGGTTTTTTAAGAATCTAGACGTACAAGGAGTTAAAAAACGTTCCAAGGAAATTCGGGCTAGATTCGATTCCTTAATAGAAAAGATCATAAAGGAGCATGAAGAGGTAAGAAAGGAAATAAAGAAGAAAGGAGAAGTAAAGGACTTGCTTGATAATTTACTGGATATTTCAGAAAATGAGGGCACAGAGATAAAATTGGCTGGAGAGCACATTAAAGCCTTCTTTCTGTTA GACATAATGGGTGGCGCAACACAGAGTCCCTCCATATCGACCGAATGGGCTTTGGCAGAACTCATCAACCATCCCAACATAATGAAAAAAGCAGTAGAAGAAATTGACCAAGTTGTCGGTAAAAACAGGCTCTTACAAGAAGCTGACATACCAAACCTTCCTCATCTCCAAGCAATCGTCAAAGAATCACTGAGGCTGCACCCTCCCGGCCCAATGATTATAAGACAATCCAGTGTAGATTGCACTGTAGGAGGTTACCAAATTCCAGCAAAGACTACCATTTTCTTCAACGTATGGAGCCTTGGTCGAGATCCCAACTACTGGGAAAGCCCATTGGAATTCAGGCCTGAAAGATTTGACGAGAAACAAATGGATGTGAGGGGacaaaactttcaatttttACCGTTTGGTAGTGGGAGGAGGATGTGTCCTGGGATTTCACTAGCGTTAATGGTCCTACATGTGACCCTCGGTTCTATAATTCAGTGCTTCGAGTGGAAGGCTGGGTGGGATGGGAATCTAACTAGTGTTGATATGGAAGAGGGTACTGGAATCACACTTCCAAGAGCTAATCCTTTAGTTTGTATCCCCGTTGCAAGAATCGATCCCGTCCCCTTGTGTATGTAA
- the LOC122606805 gene encoding polygalacturonase inhibitor-like, translated as MKKSLFTTTISLLIIFVSLPILSYSQTCNKDDEKVLFQIKKAFGNPYHLASWQKTLDCCQWYNVECDQNTSRIISLTIFQGNISGQIPKQVGDLPFLKTLVLRKLTNLTGEIPIAITKLTHLTMLRLSWTNLSGSVPSFLSQLTNLNFLDLSFNDLTGSIPPELATLKNLNALHLDRNKLTGVIPDSFGTFTGNVPDLYLSHNQLTGTIPKSLGYLNFTTIDFSRNQLTGDISIFFGLNKTIQIADFSRNNFTFDITKMVFPESLTSLDFNHNKVFGSLPTTLTGLSLQYLNVSYNRLCGQIPQGGDLQKFDNTSYFHNRCLCGSPLATCA; from the coding sequence ATGAAGAAATCACTCTTCACCACCACTATCTCCCTCCTTATCATCTTTGTCTCTCTACCCATCCTTTCATACTCCCAAACTTGCAACAAAGATGACGAAAAAGTCCTTTTCCAAATCAAAAAGgcttttggaaatccttatcaTTTAGCCTCTTGGCAAAAAACATTAGATTGTTGCCAATGGTACAATGTTGAATGTGACCAAAACACAAGCCGTATCATCTCACTAACAATTTTTCAAGGCAACATTTCTGGCCAAATTCCAAAACAAGTTGGCGATCTTCCTTTTCTCAAAACATTAGTATTGCGAAAACTTACCAACCTCACCGGAGAAATCCCAATAGCAATTACGAAACTTACACATCTCACCATGCTTAGATTAAGTTGGACTAATTTATCGGGTTCGGTACCTTCTTTCCTAAGTCAACTCACAAATCTAAACTTCTTAGATTTGTCGTTCAATGATCTGACGGGATCTATCCCGCCAGAACTAGCAACGTTGAAAAACCTCAATGCGCTACATTTAGATAGAAACAAGCTTACAGGAGTCATTCCTGACTCATTTGGGACGTTTACTGGAAACGTCCCAGATCTGTACCTTTCTCACAACCAACTTACTGGCACCATACCCAAATCATTAGGGTATTTAAATTTCACCACTATTGATTTTTCAAGAAACCAATTGACTGGTGACATTAGTATATTTTTTGGGCTAAACAAGACCATTCAAATAGCTGATTTTTCGAGGAATAATTTTACGTTTGACATAACGAAAATGGTGTTTCCTGAGAGTTTGACTTCGTTAGATTTTAACCATAACAAGGTTTTTGGGAGTTTACCAACTACATTGACCGGGTTAAGTTTGCAGTATTTGAATGTCAGTTATAATAGGTTGTGTGGGCAGATTCCGCAAGGTGGTGATTTGCAGAAGTTTGACAACACTTCTTATTTTCATAACCGGTGCTTATGTGGGTCGCCTTTGGCGACTTGTGCCTGA